The nucleotide window CACCGAGGAGCAGATCGGCACCTGGATCCCGCAGATGTACGGCGACGCCAATGACGTCAAGGTCGCCGCGTTCTGCTCCTCCGAGCCCGACGCCGGTTCCGACGTCGCCTCCATGCGCACCCGCGCCGTGTACGACGAGGCCAAGGACGAGTGGGTCCTCAACGGCACGAAGACCTGGGCCACCAACGGCGGCATCGCCAACGTCCACGTCGTCGTGGCCGTCGTCGACGCCGAGCTGGGCTCCAAGGGCCACGCCTCCTTCATCGTCCCGCCGAACACGCCCGGCCTCTCCCAGGGCCAGAAGTTCAAGAAGCACGGCATCCGCGCCTCCCACACCGCCGAGGTCGTCCTGGAGAACGTGCGGATCCCCGGCTCCTGCCTGCTGGGCGGCAAGGAGAAGCTGGACGAGCGCCTCGCCCGGGCCCGTGAGCGGGCCAAGGCCGGGGGCGAGCGGGTGAAGAACGCGGCGATGGCCACGTTCGAGGCGTCCCGCCCGGCCGTGGGCGCCATGGCGGTCGGCACCGCCCGGGCCGCGTACGAGGTCGCCCTCGACTACGCCAAGACCCGTGAACAGTTCGGGCGGCCGATCATCGACAACCAGGGCGTAGCCTTCCAGCTGGCCGACATGCGGACGTCCGTCGACGCGGCGCGGCTGCTGGTGTGGCGGGCCTCCTGGATGGCGATCAACGGCAGGCCGTTCACCGCGGCCGAGGGCTCGCAGTCGAAGCTGTTCGCGAGCGAGACGGCGAAGAAGGTCACCGCCCAGGCGATCCAGATCCTGGGCGGCAACGGATACACGAGGGAGTATCCGGTGGAGCGGATGCACCGGGACGCCGCGATCTACACGATCTTCGAGGGAACGAGCGAGATCCAGCGGCTGGTGATCGCTCGCACCCTGTCGGGGATGCCGATTCGCTAGGGCCTGTTCCAGGTTTCCCGTCGTCCGCCCGTAGGGCGGGCCCTGCGGCGTCCGGTGCGGTGCCTCGGCGTGCGGCCGGATCGTCCTCGTACTGGACGTACTTGGATGATCCGGCCGTGCGGCGAGGTGCCGTGCCGGGCGTCGCAGGGCAGGCGGGAAACCTGGAACAGGCCCTAGTGCCGCGGCGAGAGTGCGTGCCGGGCGTCGCGACGGGACGAACGTTGCCTGTTGCGGCACCAGCACCTTGCGGGAGCGGTTGTGCGACTCGTACAGCCGCTCCACCGCGTGGGCGTCGCGACCACACACGACCCGCACCGCGGCCCTTACGGCGCGCCTCCGCTGCTGTGCGCGATGCACGCCACGTCGATCCGGTCGGCCAGCTTCGCCAGTTCGATCGTCAGCGCCGCCACCGTGTCCTCGTCCAGCCCGTCCGTCCCGGCCTCGACCAGGTGCAGCCACCGCCCGCCCACGGTTCGCAGCAGTTTGCTCACATCGGCCGCGGTCACCTGCAAGGTCCCGCGGTCGTCGACGATCAGAGGGAGAGTCACTTCGCGGTTCACAACGGGGATGGTAACCGCGGAAGGCTCACGCCCCGTGCCATACGGTGGTGATGTTGCAGAACTCGCGGATTCCGTGCCCGGAGAGCTCACGCCCGTAACCGGACCGCTTGGCCCCGCCGAACGGAAACGCCGGGTGGGAGGCGGTCATCCCATTGACGTACACCGCGCCGGCCTCCAGATCCCGTACGAAACGGTCGGCCTCGGCCGTCTCCCGCGTCCACACGTTCGAACTCAGTCCGAAGGGCGAGTCGTTGGCGATTGCGATCGCCTCGTCCAGGTCGGCGACGCGGTACAGCGTGGCGACCGGACCGAACGCCTCCTCGTGGTGGATGCGCATCTGGGGGGTGATGTCGGCGAGGACGGTCGGCGGGTAGTACCAGCCGGGTCCGTCCGGCCGCTCGCCGCCGCACAGGACCGTGGCGCCGCTCTCCACGGCCTCGTCGACCAGCTCCTCCAGGTCTGCGCGGCCCTGCTCGCTGGAGAGCGGGCCGACCTCCGTCTCCTCGTCCAGCGGGTCGCCGACCTTCAGCGCCCGCATGCCCGCCACGAACCGTTCGGCGAAGGCGTCGTACACGTCCGCGTGCACGATGAACCGCTTGGCGGCGATGCACGACTGCCCGTTGTTCTGCGCCCGCGCCGTCACGGCGACCTCGGCCGCCCTCTCGACGTCGGCGGACGGCATCACGACGTACGGGTCGCTGCCGCCCAGCTCCAGCACCGTCTTCTTGACCTCGTCCCCGGCGACCGAGGCGACGGCCCGGCCTGCGGGCTCGCTGCCGGTCAGGGTGGCGGCCTTGACGCGCGGGTCGCGCAGGAGGCCCTCGACCGCGCCGGAGCCGATGAGCAGTGTCTGGAAGCAGCCCTCGGGGAAGCCCGCCCGGCGGAAGAGCTCCTCCAGATAGACGGCCGTCCGGGGGACGTTCGAGGCGTGCTTGAGCAGGCCCACGTTGCCCGCCATCAGCGCGGGCGCGGCGAAGCGGAT belongs to Streptomyces graminofaciens and includes:
- a CDS encoding acyl-CoA dehydrogenase family protein encodes the protein MAEFTMELNDEQREVRDWLHGFAADVIRPAAAEWDEREETPWPVIQEAAKVGIYSLDFYAQQYFDPTGLGIPMAMEELFWGDAGIALSIVGTGLAAVGVLANGTEEQIGTWIPQMYGDANDVKVAAFCSSEPDAGSDVASMRTRAVYDEAKDEWVLNGTKTWATNGGIANVHVVVAVVDAELGSKGHASFIVPPNTPGLSQGQKFKKHGIRASHTAEVVLENVRIPGSCLLGGKEKLDERLARARERAKAGGERVKNAAMATFEASRPAVGAMAVGTARAAYEVALDYAKTREQFGRPIIDNQGVAFQLADMRTSVDAARLLVWRASWMAINGRPFTAAEGSQSKLFASETAKKVTAQAIQILGGNGYTREYPVERMHRDAAIYTIFEGTSEIQRLVIARTLSGMPIR
- a CDS encoding DUF6213 family protein gives rise to the protein MNREVTLPLIVDDRGTLQVTAADVSKLLRTVGGRWLHLVEAGTDGLDEDTVAALTIELAKLADRIDVACIAHSSGGAP
- a CDS encoding NADP-dependent succinic semialdehyde dehydrogenase, giving the protein MPIATVNPANGETLKTYDALGAEEIEHRLATADATFRTYRTTSFAERARLMRRAAELLDEDADDIARVMTTEMGKPVKQARAEAAKCAKAMRWYADHAEVLLTDVEPSDADVKDSGASRVLVRCRPLGPVLAVMPWNFPLWQVIRFAAPALMAGNVGLLKHASNVPRTAVYLEELFRRAGFPEGCFQTLLIGSGAVEGLLRDPRVKAATLTGSEPAGRAVASVAGDEVKKTVLELGGSDPYVVMPSADVERAAEVAVTARAQNNGQSCIAAKRFIVHADVYDAFAERFVAGMRALKVGDPLDEETEVGPLSSEQGRADLEELVDEAVESGATVLCGGERPDGPGWYYPPTVLADITPQMRIHHEEAFGPVATLYRVADLDEAIAIANDSPFGLSSNVWTRETAEADRFVRDLEAGAVYVNGMTASHPAFPFGGAKRSGYGRELSGHGIREFCNITTVWHGA